In Marmota flaviventris isolate mMarFla1 chromosome 15, mMarFla1.hap1, whole genome shotgun sequence, a single window of DNA contains:
- the Plag1 gene encoding zinc finger protein PLAG1 isoform X2, with the protein MHRHMATHSPEKTHKCNYCEKMFHRKDHLKNHLHTHDPNKETFKCEECGKNYNTKLGFKRHLALHAATSGDLTCKVCLQTFESTGVLLEHLKSHAGKSSGGVKEKKHQCEHCDRRFYTRKDVRRHMVVHTGRKDFLCQYCAQRFGRKDHLTRHMKKSHNQELLKVKTEPVDFLDPFTCNVSVPIKDELLPVMSLPSSELLSKPFTNTLQLNLYNTPFQSMQSSGSAHQMITTLPLGMTCPIDMDAVHPSHHLSFKYPFSSTSYAISIPEKEQPLKGEIESYLMELQGGMPSSSQDSQASSSKLGLDPQNGSLDDGAGDLSLSKSSISISDPLNTPALDFSQLFNFIPLNGPPYNPISVGSLGMSYSQDEAHSSVSQLPPQTQDLQDPANTIGLGSLHSLSAAFTSSLSTSTTLPRFHQAFQ; encoded by the exons ATGCACAG GCACATGGCTACTCACTCTCCTGAGAAAACCCACAAGTGTAATTATTGTGAGAAAATGTTTCACCGGAAAGATCATCTGAAGAATCACCTCCATACACATGACCCCAACAAAGAGACGTTTAAGTGTGAAGAGTGTGGCAAGAATTACAATACCAAGCTTGGGTTTAAACGACACTTGGCCTTGCATGCAGCAACCAGCGGCGACCTCACCTGCAAGGTATGTTTGCAGACTTTCGAAAGCACAGGAGTGCTTCTGGAGCACCTTAAGTCTCATGCAGGCAAGTCATCTGGGGGGGTGAAAGAGAAAAAGCACCAGTGCGAGCATTGTGATCGCCGGTTCTACACCCGAAAGGATGTCCGGAGacacatggtggtgcacactggaAGAAAGGACTTCCTCTGTCAGTACTGTGCACAGAGATTTGGACGAAAGGATCACCTGACTCGACATATGAAGAAGAGCCACAATCAAGAGCTTCTAAAGGTCAAAACTGAACCAGTGGACTTCCTggatccatttacctgcaatgtGTCTGTGCCTATAAAAGATGAGCTCCTTCCGGTGATGTCCTTACCTTCCAGTGAACTGTTATCAAAGCCATTCACAAACACTTTGCAGTTAAACCTCTATAACACTCCATTTCAGTCCATGCAGAGCTCAGGATCTGCCCATCAAATGATCACAACTTTACCTTTAGGAATGACATGCCCAATAGATATGGATGCTGTTCATCCCTCTCACCACCTGTCTTTCAAATATCCATTCAGTTCTACCTCATATGCAATTTCTATTCCTGAAAAAGAACAGCCATTAAAGGGGGAAATTGAGAGTTATCTGATGGAGTTACAAGGTGGCATGCCCTCTTCATCCCAGGATTCTCAAGCATCATCATCTAAGCTAGGGTTGGATCCTCAGAATGGGTCCCTAGATGATGGTGCAGGGGACCTCTCCTTATCAAAAAGTTCAATCTCTATCAGTGACCCCCTCAACACACCAGCATTGGATTTTTCTCAGTTGTTTAATTTCATACCTTTAAATGGTCCTCCCTATAATCCTATCTCAGTGGGGAGCCTCGGAATGAGCTATTCCCAAGACGAAGCACATTCTTCAGTTTCCCAGCTACCCCCACAGACACAGGATCTTCAGGATCCTGCAAACACTATAGGTCTTGGGTCTCTGCACTCACTGTCAGCAGCTTTCACAAGTAGCTTAAGCACAAGCACCACCCTGCCACGTTTCCATCAGGCTTTTCAGTAA
- the Plag1 gene encoding zinc finger protein PLAG1 isoform X1: protein MATVIPGDLSEVRDTQKVPSGKRKRGETKPRKNFPCQLCDKAFNSVEKLKVHSYSHTGERPYKCIQQDCTKAFVSKYKLQRHMATHSPEKTHKCNYCEKMFHRKDHLKNHLHTHDPNKETFKCEECGKNYNTKLGFKRHLALHAATSGDLTCKVCLQTFESTGVLLEHLKSHAGKSSGGVKEKKHQCEHCDRRFYTRKDVRRHMVVHTGRKDFLCQYCAQRFGRKDHLTRHMKKSHNQELLKVKTEPVDFLDPFTCNVSVPIKDELLPVMSLPSSELLSKPFTNTLQLNLYNTPFQSMQSSGSAHQMITTLPLGMTCPIDMDAVHPSHHLSFKYPFSSTSYAISIPEKEQPLKGEIESYLMELQGGMPSSSQDSQASSSKLGLDPQNGSLDDGAGDLSLSKSSISISDPLNTPALDFSQLFNFIPLNGPPYNPISVGSLGMSYSQDEAHSSVSQLPPQTQDLQDPANTIGLGSLHSLSAAFTSSLSTSTTLPRFHQAFQ from the exons ATGGCCACTGTCATTCCTGGTGATTTGTCAGAAGTAAGAGATACCCAGAAAGTCCCTTCAGGGAAACGTAAGCGTGGTGAAACCAAACCAAGAAAAAACTTTCCTTGCCAACTGTGTGACAAGGCCTTTAACAGTGTTGAGAAATTAAAGGTTCACTCCTACTCTCACACAGGAGAGAGGCCCTACAAGTGCATACAACAAGACTGCACCAAGGCCTTTGTCTCTAAGTACAAATTACAAAG GCACATGGCTACTCACTCTCCTGAGAAAACCCACAAGTGTAATTATTGTGAGAAAATGTTTCACCGGAAAGATCATCTGAAGAATCACCTCCATACACATGACCCCAACAAAGAGACGTTTAAGTGTGAAGAGTGTGGCAAGAATTACAATACCAAGCTTGGGTTTAAACGACACTTGGCCTTGCATGCAGCAACCAGCGGCGACCTCACCTGCAAGGTATGTTTGCAGACTTTCGAAAGCACAGGAGTGCTTCTGGAGCACCTTAAGTCTCATGCAGGCAAGTCATCTGGGGGGGTGAAAGAGAAAAAGCACCAGTGCGAGCATTGTGATCGCCGGTTCTACACCCGAAAGGATGTCCGGAGacacatggtggtgcacactggaAGAAAGGACTTCCTCTGTCAGTACTGTGCACAGAGATTTGGACGAAAGGATCACCTGACTCGACATATGAAGAAGAGCCACAATCAAGAGCTTCTAAAGGTCAAAACTGAACCAGTGGACTTCCTggatccatttacctgcaatgtGTCTGTGCCTATAAAAGATGAGCTCCTTCCGGTGATGTCCTTACCTTCCAGTGAACTGTTATCAAAGCCATTCACAAACACTTTGCAGTTAAACCTCTATAACACTCCATTTCAGTCCATGCAGAGCTCAGGATCTGCCCATCAAATGATCACAACTTTACCTTTAGGAATGACATGCCCAATAGATATGGATGCTGTTCATCCCTCTCACCACCTGTCTTTCAAATATCCATTCAGTTCTACCTCATATGCAATTTCTATTCCTGAAAAAGAACAGCCATTAAAGGGGGAAATTGAGAGTTATCTGATGGAGTTACAAGGTGGCATGCCCTCTTCATCCCAGGATTCTCAAGCATCATCATCTAAGCTAGGGTTGGATCCTCAGAATGGGTCCCTAGATGATGGTGCAGGGGACCTCTCCTTATCAAAAAGTTCAATCTCTATCAGTGACCCCCTCAACACACCAGCATTGGATTTTTCTCAGTTGTTTAATTTCATACCTTTAAATGGTCCTCCCTATAATCCTATCTCAGTGGGGAGCCTCGGAATGAGCTATTCCCAAGACGAAGCACATTCTTCAGTTTCCCAGCTACCCCCACAGACACAGGATCTTCAGGATCCTGCAAACACTATAGGTCTTGGGTCTCTGCACTCACTGTCAGCAGCTTTCACAAGTAGCTTAAGCACAAGCACCACCCTGCCACGTTTCCATCAGGCTTTTCAGTAA
- the Plag1 gene encoding zinc finger protein PLAG1 isoform X3, whose translation MATHSPEKTHKCNYCEKMFHRKDHLKNHLHTHDPNKETFKCEECGKNYNTKLGFKRHLALHAATSGDLTCKVCLQTFESTGVLLEHLKSHAGKSSGGVKEKKHQCEHCDRRFYTRKDVRRHMVVHTGRKDFLCQYCAQRFGRKDHLTRHMKKSHNQELLKVKTEPVDFLDPFTCNVSVPIKDELLPVMSLPSSELLSKPFTNTLQLNLYNTPFQSMQSSGSAHQMITTLPLGMTCPIDMDAVHPSHHLSFKYPFSSTSYAISIPEKEQPLKGEIESYLMELQGGMPSSSQDSQASSSKLGLDPQNGSLDDGAGDLSLSKSSISISDPLNTPALDFSQLFNFIPLNGPPYNPISVGSLGMSYSQDEAHSSVSQLPPQTQDLQDPANTIGLGSLHSLSAAFTSSLSTSTTLPRFHQAFQ comes from the coding sequence ATGGCTACTCACTCTCCTGAGAAAACCCACAAGTGTAATTATTGTGAGAAAATGTTTCACCGGAAAGATCATCTGAAGAATCACCTCCATACACATGACCCCAACAAAGAGACGTTTAAGTGTGAAGAGTGTGGCAAGAATTACAATACCAAGCTTGGGTTTAAACGACACTTGGCCTTGCATGCAGCAACCAGCGGCGACCTCACCTGCAAGGTATGTTTGCAGACTTTCGAAAGCACAGGAGTGCTTCTGGAGCACCTTAAGTCTCATGCAGGCAAGTCATCTGGGGGGGTGAAAGAGAAAAAGCACCAGTGCGAGCATTGTGATCGCCGGTTCTACACCCGAAAGGATGTCCGGAGacacatggtggtgcacactggaAGAAAGGACTTCCTCTGTCAGTACTGTGCACAGAGATTTGGACGAAAGGATCACCTGACTCGACATATGAAGAAGAGCCACAATCAAGAGCTTCTAAAGGTCAAAACTGAACCAGTGGACTTCCTggatccatttacctgcaatgtGTCTGTGCCTATAAAAGATGAGCTCCTTCCGGTGATGTCCTTACCTTCCAGTGAACTGTTATCAAAGCCATTCACAAACACTTTGCAGTTAAACCTCTATAACACTCCATTTCAGTCCATGCAGAGCTCAGGATCTGCCCATCAAATGATCACAACTTTACCTTTAGGAATGACATGCCCAATAGATATGGATGCTGTTCATCCCTCTCACCACCTGTCTTTCAAATATCCATTCAGTTCTACCTCATATGCAATTTCTATTCCTGAAAAAGAACAGCCATTAAAGGGGGAAATTGAGAGTTATCTGATGGAGTTACAAGGTGGCATGCCCTCTTCATCCCAGGATTCTCAAGCATCATCATCTAAGCTAGGGTTGGATCCTCAGAATGGGTCCCTAGATGATGGTGCAGGGGACCTCTCCTTATCAAAAAGTTCAATCTCTATCAGTGACCCCCTCAACACACCAGCATTGGATTTTTCTCAGTTGTTTAATTTCATACCTTTAAATGGTCCTCCCTATAATCCTATCTCAGTGGGGAGCCTCGGAATGAGCTATTCCCAAGACGAAGCACATTCTTCAGTTTCCCAGCTACCCCCACAGACACAGGATCTTCAGGATCCTGCAAACACTATAGGTCTTGGGTCTCTGCACTCACTGTCAGCAGCTTTCACAAGTAGCTTAAGCACAAGCACCACCCTGCCACGTTTCCATCAGGCTTTTCAGTAA